The Segatella copri genome contains a region encoding:
- a CDS encoding ParA family protein, which produces MKHELQEIVAVVNNKGGVGKTATVQSLASGIVRLNHNLRVLVIDLDPQCNLSSLFGVRDNENDNIYNAMCKQSGVPVYKCKNGVYAVPGSAQMENIEQHLPGGPSLREQMKSYTVLLGCLQDNDCHDMTGEGLKNVFDDFDYIFIDCPPALSKNTYNALVAASKILIPVQMEALSVKGVSEVLSVMDEVKEFHMNDNLELLGLLPVMVDERTKITKQLSKLLGEKHGDLILPCRIRRSVKFLEAQAHGQSIFEYAPYSSTGIDYEIAIKRMFNIKI; this is translated from the coding sequence ATGAAACATGAACTACAGGAAATTGTTGCAGTAGTGAACAACAAGGGTGGAGTAGGCAAGACGGCTACTGTGCAGTCTCTGGCTTCTGGCATAGTCCGGTTGAATCACAATCTCAGGGTTCTGGTAATAGACTTAGACCCACAATGCAACCTCTCTTCGCTTTTCGGAGTGAGAGATAACGAAAATGATAACATATACAACGCCATGTGCAAACAGAGTGGTGTGCCAGTCTACAAATGTAAAAATGGGGTATATGCAGTTCCAGGATCTGCTCAGATGGAAAATATAGAACAACACCTTCCTGGAGGCCCTTCACTGAGAGAACAGATGAAGAGCTACACGGTATTACTGGGATGCTTGCAAGACAACGATTGCCATGACATGACAGGAGAAGGACTGAAAAACGTATTTGATGATTTCGACTACATTTTCATCGACTGTCCTCCAGCACTTTCCAAGAACACTTATAATGCTTTGGTTGCAGCAAGCAAGATTTTGATTCCTGTACAGATGGAAGCATTATCTGTCAAGGGAGTAAGTGAAGTACTCAGCGTAATGGATGAAGTGAAAGAGTTCCACATGAACGATAATTTGGAATTACTTGGACTCCTGCCAGTTATGGTAGATGAACGAACCAAGATAACTAAGCAGTTGAGCAAACTTTTAGGCGAAAAACATGGCGACTTAATTCTGCCTTGCCGTATCCGACGCTCTGTAAAGTTCCTGGAAGCTCAGGCACACGGACAAAGCATATTCGAATATGCACCTTACTCAAGTACAGGTATCGATTACGAAATTGCTATCAAGCGCATGTTCAACATCAAAATCTAA